A section of the Arcobacter roscoffensis genome encodes:
- a CDS encoding sensor domain-containing diguanylate cyclase — MKINNKIFLLFTSLFILLLILIYFILKDRELKTLVLEDEIVKNRVNSLGKILDTKKLLLDNIAYEYSKNQAIIKTLKQKNKNYKFHEIASNLDISYFILLDNKKNIVYSEVFDTSSKEYMSISNNIRYFFEDGDIEKYLSKSRKLKFTTFEYEKLMFSMVKIENLGYIFVAKAINADFLNELSDILNTYVSLLPSYTLENTHKESYGFKYDINREEKENIYINIEVNDYLNDNFYLFLKMKRNIYNEIRQSNKLLLELFFASFIIFIFIIFVFINKIFTSRIEKISNTVKSVSKEKDLVKNIELIYDDEITYLSRKMNEMFKTIYESQNENIKKERDFLQSVLDSQQHIIFITDGTQIQSANKKFLDLFKNSNSFMNNIAILDNKTKMSLLNVAKTHSSIDKPAKFTINNSEEKYFVFDISKVEIKKYIVCMNDVSMYNKKIKELENKASVDELTSCYNKNTIIDYCKYWLNIKDFALIIVDIDRFKSINDNYGHFIGDCILRDVALLLKQHLHSDDLIGRFGGEEFIIAVNTEYKNLKRIANRLRVLIEQKEFFYEKYNLRITASFGCTYCTKEKDFDDYFNIADEALYKAKNSGRNKVILK, encoded by the coding sequence ATGAAAATAAACAATAAAATCTTTTTACTTTTTACATCTTTATTTATATTACTTTTGATATTAATCTATTTTATTTTAAAAGATAGAGAGTTAAAGACTTTAGTTTTAGAAGATGAAATAGTTAAGAATAGAGTGAATAGTTTAGGCAAAATTTTAGATACAAAAAAATTGCTTCTTGATAATATAGCTTATGAGTATTCCAAAAATCAAGCTATTATAAAGACTTTAAAACAAAAAAACAAAAACTATAAATTTCATGAAATAGCTTCAAATTTAGATATATCTTATTTTATATTACTTGATAATAAAAAAAATATAGTCTATAGCGAGGTTTTTGATACAAGTTCTAAAGAGTATATGAGCATTTCAAATAATATAAGGTATTTTTTTGAAGATGGTGATATTGAAAAATATTTGAGTAAAAGTAGAAAGTTGAAGTTTACTACTTTTGAGTATGAAAAACTAATGTTTTCCATGGTAAAAATTGAAAATTTAGGTTATATTTTTGTTGCAAAAGCAATAAATGCAGACTTCTTAAATGAATTATCAGATATTTTAAACACTTATGTATCTTTATTACCAAGTTACACTTTAGAAAATACTCATAAAGAAAGCTACGGTTTTAAATATGATATAAATAGAGAAGAAAAAGAAAATATCTATATAAATATTGAAGTAAATGACTATTTAAATGATAATTTTTATTTATTTTTAAAGATGAAGAGAAATATTTACAATGAGATTAGGCAAAGTAATAAGCTTCTTTTAGAACTATTTTTTGCATCTTTTATCATCTTTATTTTTATTATATTTGTATTTATAAATAAAATATTTACAAGTAGAATTGAAAAAATCTCAAACACTGTAAAAAGTGTTTCTAAAGAAAAAGATTTAGTAAAAAATATCGAATTAATTTATGATGATGAGATAACTTATCTTAGCAGAAAAATGAATGAAATGTTTAAAACTATTTATGAATCTCAAAATGAGAATATCAAAAAAGAAAGAGATTTTTTGCAATCAGTTTTAGATTCACAACAACATATTATATTTATTACAGATGGAACACAAATACAAAGTGCTAATAAAAAGTTTTTAGATCTTTTTAAAAATAGTAATAGCTTTATGAATAATATAGCAATACTAGATAATAAAACTAAAATGAGTTTATTAAATGTGGCTAAAACTCACTCTTCTATTGATAAGCCTGCAAAGTTTACTATAAATAATAGTGAAGAAAAATATTTTGTTTTTGATATATCAAAAGTAGAAATTAAAAAATATATTGTTTGTATGAATGATGTTTCTATGTATAATAAAAAAATTAAAGAGTTAGAAAATAAAGCCTCAGTTGATGAGCTAACTTCTTGTTATAACAAAAATACTATTATAGATTATTGTAAGTATTGGCTTAATATTAAAGATTTTGCTTTGATTATTGTTGATATTGATAGGTTTAAAAGTATAAATGATAATTATGGACATTTTATTGGAGATTGTATTTTAAGAGATGTTGCACTACTTTTAAAACAGCACTTGCATAGTGATGATTTAATAGGAAGATTCGGCGGTGAAGAATTTATTATAGCTGTAAATACTGAATATAAAAACTTAAAGAGGATTGCTAATAGATTAAGAGTTCTAATTGAACAAAAAGAGTTTTTTTATGAAAAATATAATTTGAGAATAACAGCTAGTTTTGGATGTACTTATTGTACAAAAGAAAAAGATTTTGATGACTATTTCAATATTGCAGATGAGGCTTTATATAAAGCAAAGAATAGTGGAAGAAATAAGGTTATACTTAAATAG
- a CDS encoding YtxH domain-containing protein, translating to MNNINQQEQTQINPQANMTNNQATQNAFLSNPYINQNQNMNNTQQVNPYINQDTNNSAQNPIANQNNVNDSFFNGDFVKGALIGAGVTFLLTNKTTQKAIFNGFSKGSELVQAGMEELKERMEDAKAQMEAKNY from the coding sequence ATGAATAATATAAATCAACAAGAACAAACACAAATAAATCCACAAGCAAATATGACAAATAATCAAGCTACTCAAAATGCTTTTTTATCAAACCCATATATTAATCAAAATCAAAATATGAATAATACTCAACAAGTTAATCCATATATAAATCAAGATACAAATAATTCTGCACAAAATCCAATAGCTAATCAAAATAATGTAAATGATTCATTTTTTAATGGTGATTTTGTAAAGGGTGCATTAATTGGCGCAGGTGTGACTTTTCTTTTAACAAACAAAACTACACAAAAAGCTATTTTCAATGGTTTTTCAAAGGGTAGTGAACTAGTTCAAGCAGGAATGGAAGAGTTAAAAGAGAGAATGGAAGATGCAAAAGCTCAAATGGAAGCTAAAAACTATTAA
- a CDS encoding FeoA family protein translates to MTLDKLNINESAIVKSINCEASLKNRFNSFGIVRGSKIYVEEVTLTKSTIEIKINNTKVALRFTEAAKIEIEKCK, encoded by the coding sequence ATGACCCTCGATAAGTTAAATATCAATGAGTCTGCTATAGTAAAATCTATAAATTGTGAAGCTTCACTAAAAAATAGATTTAACTCTTTTGGAATAGTAAGAGGTTCTAAAATATATGTAGAAGAAGTAACTTTAACAAAAAGTACTATTGAAATAAAAATAAACAATACAAAAGTTGCTCTACGATTTACAGAAGCTGCAAAAATTGAGATTGAAAAATGCAAATAA
- a CDS encoding heavy metal translocating P-type ATPase, protein MSINSFRKVHGTSFRARYKFELLSDEYLDENILKNYLEKIEHVTSVRINKKAKSIIFTFDEDVCEVIEDKLACVNADELLSSLDEEAAVCVSCVSDEEPSLKPLIYASSALVSERFIKNDFINAAISSSAATPLLIEGTQELFKEGLTSRVLESAAVGISLFRKDYLAANSTNAMLALGEYIEETTVHRSDDLLKELAKPNVKEAWLEKEVDGKLVETLVDTDTIEVGDIVVVSAGSTVPVDGHIVNGSASVNQVSMTGEAEPVKKQRGDRVISGTVLEEGRLKIWAEQVGANTATQRIKHYIENSLNEKSLVQLKATKLADKLVPVTLGLAGVSYVMSKDFERVASVLQADYSCALKLATPVAFKSTISKAGHEGIMIKGAKSIEALSSADTFIFDKTGTLTQGDLEVVDVQSFNENWTEEEVLNLSASTEEHYFHPVAEAVVKAAKKRGFVHMHHEEVEFIVAHGVKTEVNGKAVIIGSRHFLEDDEKIDFSAHQEKIDKKLDEGKTLLYIAYNNELLGTISLVDQIRHNTKESLEKLREFGVKKLVMLTGDVDKKAQSVAKELGIDEVYSELLPSDKASIVKKMMEEGNKVAFVGDGINDAPALISAHVGISMSKGADIAKATADVSLLKDDIAAVVEAKELAHKTMKLINTNFNATVGINSAILAGATFGAFSPIVTAFLHNGTTIGLLLNSIRGVKLNK, encoded by the coding sequence ATGAGTATAAATAGTTTTAGAAAAGTTCACGGTACATCTTTTAGAGCAAGATATAAGTTTGAACTTTTAAGTGATGAGTATCTTGATGAAAATATCCTTAAAAACTATCTTGAAAAAATAGAGCATGTAACTTCTGTTAGAATAAATAAAAAAGCTAAAAGTATAATTTTTACTTTTGATGAAGATGTATGTGAAGTAATAGAAGATAAATTAGCTTGTGTAAATGCAGATGAATTATTAAGTTCATTAGATGAAGAAGCAGCTGTATGTGTGTCTTGTGTAAGTGATGAAGAACCAAGCCTAAAACCTTTGATTTATGCTTCTAGTGCATTAGTTAGTGAAAGATTTATTAAAAATGATTTTATAAATGCAGCTATTTCAAGTAGTGCAGCGACACCTCTTTTAATAGAAGGAACACAAGAACTTTTTAAAGAAGGACTTACTTCAAGAGTTTTAGAAAGTGCAGCTGTGGGTATTTCTTTATTTAGAAAAGATTATCTTGCTGCTAATTCTACAAATGCAATGTTAGCTCTTGGAGAGTATATAGAAGAAACAACGGTTCATCGAAGTGATGATTTACTAAAAGAGCTTGCAAAACCAAATGTAAAAGAAGCTTGGCTTGAAAAAGAAGTTGATGGAAAACTAGTTGAAACTTTAGTTGATACAGATACTATTGAAGTTGGTGATATTGTAGTTGTTTCAGCAGGAAGTACTGTTCCTGTTGATGGACATATTGTAAATGGTAGTGCGAGTGTAAACCAAGTTTCTATGACAGGAGAGGCTGAACCTGTAAAAAAACAAAGAGGTGACAGAGTTATATCTGGGACTGTTTTAGAAGAGGGTAGGTTAAAAATCTGGGCTGAGCAAGTTGGTGCTAATACAGCAACACAAAGAATAAAACACTATATAGAAAACTCATTAAATGAGAAATCATTAGTTCAGCTAAAAGCAACTAAGTTAGCAGATAAATTAGTACCTGTTACACTAGGACTTGCTGGAGTTTCTTATGTGATGAGCAAAGATTTTGAAAGAGTGGCATCTGTTTTACAAGCTGATTATTCTTGTGCTTTAAAATTAGCAACACCAGTCGCTTTTAAATCTACTATTTCAAAAGCAGGTCATGAAGGAATTATGATAAAAGGTGCAAAATCTATCGAGGCTTTAAGTAGTGCTGATACTTTTATCTTTGATAAAACTGGAACTTTAACTCAAGGTGATTTAGAAGTTGTTGATGTACAATCTTTTAATGAAAACTGGACTGAAGAAGAGGTTTTAAATCTTTCTGCTAGTACGGAAGAACATTATTTTCATCCAGTTGCAGAAGCTGTTGTTAAAGCTGCAAAGAAAAGAGGCTTTGTTCATATGCATCATGAAGAAGTTGAGTTTATTGTAGCTCATGGTGTAAAAACAGAAGTAAATGGTAAAGCTGTAATTATTGGAAGTAGACATTTTTTAGAAGATGATGAAAAAATAGATTTTTCAGCTCATCAAGAAAAGATTGATAAAAAGCTTGATGAAGGTAAAACCTTACTTTATATTGCATATAATAATGAGCTTTTAGGAACAATTTCTTTAGTTGATCAAATTAGACATAATACAAAAGAGTCTTTAGAAAAGTTAAGAGAATTTGGTGTAAAAAAACTTGTAATGCTAACAGGTGATGTTGATAAAAAAGCACAAAGTGTTGCTAAAGAGTTAGGTATTGATGAGGTATATTCTGAATTGCTACCAAGTGATAAAGCTTCAATTGTAAAAAAGATGATGGAAGAGGGTAATAAAGTAGCCTTTGTAGGTGATGGAATTAATGATGCACCTGCACTAATTTCAGCTCATGTTGGAATTTCTATGAGTAAAGGTGCCGATATTGCTAAGGCAACTGCTGATGTTAGCTTGTTAAAAGATGATATTGCAGCTGTTGTTGAAGCTAAAGAGTTAGCACATAAAACAATGAAGTTGATAAACACAAATTTTAATGCAACAGTTGGTATTAATTCAGCTATTTTAGCAGGTGCTACTTTTGGAGCATTCTCTCCTATTGTGACAGCCTTTTTACATAATGGAACGACAATTGGACTACTTTTAAATTCAATAAGAGGCGTAAAGTTAAATAAATAG
- a CDS encoding ferritin-like domain-containing protein produces MQQKNVDQNLLDAQRVDPNDPQPVLSQALRIAANDEFEAYNTYSNVIAKFGNVLPFSNIINSEINHYNEIILLMQKYGVEAPIVEQVKVQLPNTLQECCEVAVAAEIDNIALYDDLLMYVNEPDVRDLFYRIQAASFNNHLPAFRACVASFYNQVNPQINNQMPSTNQNGANMMDNMAQYQELLDDAMNGNIDQNKIMSMLSNMNMSMMSGLAVGALGGMALNSMMNKEDNTEN; encoded by the coding sequence ATGCAACAAAAAAATGTAGATCAGAACTTGTTGGATGCTCAAAGAGTTGATCCTAATGACCCCCAACCAGTATTATCTCAGGCTTTAAGAATTGCTGCAAATGACGAGTTTGAAGCTTATAATACTTATAGCAATGTTATTGCAAAGTTTGGAAATGTACTGCCATTTTCAAATATCATAAACTCTGAGATAAATCACTATAATGAGATTATACTTTTAATGCAAAAGTATGGCGTAGAAGCTCCTATAGTTGAGCAAGTAAAAGTACAATTACCAAACACATTACAAGAGTGTTGTGAAGTCGCAGTTGCTGCTGAGATTGATAATATAGCTTTATATGATGACTTGCTTATGTATGTAAATGAACCTGATGTAAGAGATCTTTTTTATAGAATTCAAGCAGCTTCATTTAACAATCACTTACCAGCTTTTAGAGCTTGTGTTGCTTCATTTTATAATCAAGTAAATCCTCAAATAAATAATCAAATGCCCAGTACAAATCAAAATGGGGCAAATATGATGGATAATATGGCTCAATATCAAGAATTACTTGATGATGCTATGAATGGAAACATAGATCAAAATAAAATTATGTCTATGTTATCTAATATGAACATGTCAATGATGAGTGGTCTTGCAGTTGGTGCTTTAGGCGGTATGGCACTTAATAGCATGATGAATAAAGAAGATAATACTGAAAATTAA
- the feoB gene encoding ferrous iron transport protein B, with protein sequence MQIKDFKEEKVIKVALVGQPNVGKSMLINSISNARLKVGNFSGVTVAKEEVVFKYKNYKIEITDLPGAYSLNDYTLEEKVTKEYLENSPYDIILNVLDSTNLERNLYLTSELLALDKKMIIALNMIDEAKKENIQVDENQLSKILGKPCIKTSAAQNLGIKEVIDNIVKKYDSSKLPTKLTFSDVMEEEISNLVKVMEENAFRTSQTYRQLAIKLLKEDKQTYKYFHDEPIWVKLQPVLAHAFEHLFIHYDTKNMDDIFSDERFAFAKGAVTETVKQEKSIAKSTTEKIDSLLIHKFLGLPIFLFLMWGLFQLTFEIGNIPMDMIDAFFASLIDGTKEALGDNQLSSVIADGALAGVGAVILFLPNIVILFFGIALLETTGYMSRVAFLLDGFFHKFGLHGKSFIPLVTGFGCSVPAYMAARTLKNEKDRLLTLFIIGFMSCGARLPIYVLFVGAFFNEGNAGNILFIIYISGAILGLIAAKALKIIVFKSEDEPFVMEMPKYRMPSFKLIWHTVSNQALMYLKKAGTYILAASILIWFASNYPKYPLIEEQYASKIDLAISEDKKSELLNELAMYKLENSYLGIIGKASEPLFAPLGFDWKMTIALETGLAAKEIVVSTLGILYGLGEDHDESSKGLIEKIKDNIPFASAISFIVFVMIYLPCLAASMVFAKEAGGWKYLAYLFVFTTTTAWILSFIAYNITKIVVG encoded by the coding sequence ATGCAAATAAAAGATTTTAAAGAAGAAAAAGTAATAAAAGTAGCTTTAGTTGGTCAGCCAAATGTTGGGAAATCAATGCTTATCAACTCAATCTCAAATGCTAGACTTAAAGTAGGAAACTTCTCAGGGGTTACTGTAGCAAAAGAAGAAGTTGTATTTAAATATAAAAACTACAAAATAGAAATTACAGACCTTCCAGGGGCTTACTCTTTAAATGACTATACCTTAGAAGAAAAAGTTACTAAAGAGTATTTAGAAAACTCACCTTATGACATAATTTTAAATGTACTTGATTCAACAAATTTAGAAAGAAACTTATATCTAACATCAGAATTACTTGCACTTGACAAAAAAATGATTATTGCTTTAAATATGATTGATGAAGCAAAAAAAGAGAATATTCAAGTAGATGAAAATCAATTAAGTAAAATTCTAGGTAAACCTTGTATTAAAACAAGTGCAGCACAAAACCTAGGAATAAAAGAAGTTATAGATAATATAGTAAAAAAATATGACTCTTCAAAACTTCCTACAAAACTTACTTTCTCTGATGTAATGGAAGAAGAAATTTCAAATTTAGTAAAAGTAATGGAAGAAAATGCCTTTAGAACTTCTCAAACATATAGGCAACTTGCAATTAAACTTTTAAAAGAAGATAAACAAACATATAAATATTTTCATGATGAGCCAATTTGGGTTAAACTTCAACCTGTACTTGCCCACGCTTTTGAACATTTATTTATTCATTATGATACAAAAAATATGGATGATATATTTAGTGATGAAAGATTTGCTTTTGCAAAAGGGGCTGTAACTGAAACAGTTAAACAAGAAAAAAGCATAGCAAAATCAACAACTGAAAAAATAGACTCTTTGCTTATTCACAAGTTTTTAGGTTTACCAATTTTCTTATTTTTAATGTGGGGATTATTTCAACTTACTTTTGAAATAGGAAATATTCCTATGGATATGATTGATGCGTTTTTTGCTTCGCTAATTGATGGTACAAAAGAAGCATTAGGAGATAATCAATTAAGCTCAGTAATTGCTGATGGAGCACTAGCAGGAGTTGGTGCAGTTATTCTTTTTTTACCAAATATTGTAATACTATTTTTTGGTATAGCTCTGCTTGAAACTACTGGATATATGAGTAGAGTTGCATTTTTACTTGATGGTTTTTTTCATAAATTTGGACTTCATGGAAAATCATTTATTCCTTTAGTTACAGGTTTTGGATGTTCAGTTCCTGCTTATATGGCTGCAAGAACACTTAAAAATGAAAAAGATAGACTTTTAACTTTATTTATTATAGGGTTTATGTCATGTGGAGCTAGACTTCCTATTTATGTACTTTTTGTGGGTGCTTTTTTTAATGAAGGTAATGCAGGGAATATCTTATTTATAATATATATAAGTGGAGCAATTTTAGGATTAATTGCAGCTAAGGCTTTAAAAATTATTGTATTTAAAAGTGAAGATGAACCTTTTGTAATGGAAATGCCAAAATACAGAATGCCATCATTTAAACTAATCTGGCATACTGTTTCAAACCAAGCTTTAATGTACTTAAAAAAAGCAGGTACTTATATTTTAGCAGCTTCAATTCTTATTTGGTTTGCATCAAACTATCCTAAGTACCCTTTAATTGAAGAACAATACGCTAGTAAAATAGACCTAGCAATTTCAGAAGATAAAAAAAGTGAACTATTAAATGAGTTAGCTATGTATAAACTAGAAAACTCATATTTAGGTATTATTGGAAAAGCTAGTGAGCCTTTATTTGCTCCACTTGGTTTTGATTGGAAAATGACTATTGCCTTAGAAACAGGACTTGCTGCAAAAGAAATTGTTGTTTCAACTCTTGGTATTTTATATGGCTTAGGGGAAGATCATGATGAGAGTTCAAAAGGTTTAATTGAGAAAATCAAAGATAATATTCCTTTTGCCTCAGCTATTTCATTTATCGTGTTTGTAATGATTTATTTACCTTGTTTAGCAGCTTCTATGGTATTTGCAAAAGAAGCAGGAGGATGGAAGTATTTAGCTTATTTATTTGTCTTTACAACTACAACAGCTTGGATTTTATCTTTTATTGCTTATAACATCACAAAAATAGTAGTAGGATAA
- a CDS encoding Fur family transcriptional regulator, which produces MKRYEISFESFLSNFKKSVSKSGYKNSIQKDYILKILYFSDEHLSAEQIVNIAKSLYKIDLGIATVYRTVKFFESMNIVKSLDIGDGTKRYELNISIHHDHMICTNCGKIIEFTDDLIEDQQELVAKKHNFKLKDHIMTIYGICEDCQNK; this is translated from the coding sequence GTGAAAAGATATGAGATTAGTTTTGAGTCATTTTTGTCAAACTTTAAAAAATCTGTTTCTAAATCAGGATATAAAAATTCAATTCAAAAAGATTATATATTAAAAATACTCTATTTTAGTGATGAACATTTGAGTGCTGAACAAATAGTGAATATTGCAAAAAGTTTATATAAAATTGATTTAGGAATCGCAACTGTTTATAGAACTGTAAAGTTTTTTGAGTCAATGAATATAGTAAAATCTTTAGATATTGGCGATGGCACAAAAAGATATGAGTTGAATATATCAATCCATCATGATCATATGATATGTACAAACTGTGGTAAAATTATTGAATTTACTGATGATTTGATAGAAGATCAGCAGGAGTTAGTAGCAAAAAAGCATAATTTTAAATTAAAAGATCATATTATGACAATATATGGAATTTGTGAAGATTGTCAAAATAAATAA